Proteins from one Paenibacillus sp. J23TS9 genomic window:
- a CDS encoding MarR family winged helix-turn-helix transcriptional regulator, giving the protein MSDNTSVENNTALKLMQATMRFNKAEFRQRKIEGIKMSELGLLFSIKKNVKPGTIGLMVSEISHKLRVTSPTVTQLIKTMEKKNWVERTMDELDRRAVRISLTEEGEAVVQKAIDSTMESFSGLIDYLGNDEGNQLADLLTKAYTYYEAKADPSGGGTIETC; this is encoded by the coding sequence ATGAGTGATAATACATCGGTCGAAAACAATACGGCGCTTAAGCTTATGCAAGCCACTATGCGTTTTAACAAGGCAGAGTTCCGTCAACGGAAAATTGAAGGAATTAAGATGAGTGAGCTCGGACTCTTGTTCAGTATAAAAAAGAATGTGAAACCAGGTACAATTGGGCTGATGGTTTCAGAAATCAGTCATAAATTGCGTGTTACATCGCCAACAGTAACACAGCTGATCAAGACGATGGAGAAAAAAAACTGGGTCGAGCGCACGATGGATGAGCTGGACCGCAGAGCAGTCCGGATCAGCCTTACGGAGGAGGGGGAAGCAGTCGTGCAAAAGGCGATTGATTCTACGATGGAATCCTTTTCGGGACTAATTGATTATTTGGGCAATGATGAGGGCAATCAGCTGGCTGATTTGCTCACGAAAGCGTACACCTATTATGAAGCCAAAGCAGATCCTTCTGGAGGAGGAACGATAGAAACATGCTGA
- a CDS encoding LysR family transcriptional regulator: MDIRHLQYFMEVARLQSFTKAAESLYITQPTISKTIRNIEDELGVTLFDRSNKRIELTDAGRIIYEQAQPIVKSFQSLSAELGDLKNLQKGHIRLGLPPMVGSSFFPEVIGQFHKRYPQVTMQVFEDGARKVEKDVESGLLDVGVAVLPTEDDLFHYFSFARENLMLLVHPSHRLSGRGAVPLVELADESFVLFREDFALHDRIISECVRVGFQPRIVYESSQWDLISGMVAANLGIALLPETICREVNQERIRILPLINPSIPWQLGMIWRKDRYLSFAAREWISFAKSILMVERSAN; encoded by the coding sequence ATGGATATCAGGCATCTGCAATATTTTATGGAGGTGGCTCGTCTTCAGAGCTTCACGAAGGCCGCTGAATCCCTATATATTACACAGCCAACAATCAGCAAGACGATCCGTAATATTGAGGACGAGCTTGGCGTGACGTTGTTTGACCGCTCGAATAAAAGAATTGAGCTGACAGACGCGGGCAGAATTATATACGAGCAGGCGCAGCCGATCGTCAAATCCTTTCAAAGCTTGTCCGCCGAGCTGGGGGATTTGAAAAACCTGCAAAAGGGGCATATCCGCCTTGGGTTGCCGCCCATGGTCGGCTCCAGCTTTTTCCCCGAAGTCATCGGCCAGTTTCACAAAAGGTATCCTCAGGTAACGATGCAGGTGTTTGAAGATGGAGCCAGAAAGGTAGAAAAGGATGTGGAGAGCGGACTGCTGGATGTTGGCGTGGCAGTTCTGCCGACTGAAGATGATCTCTTTCACTATTTCTCTTTTGCCAGGGAAAATCTGATGCTGCTCGTTCATCCTTCACATCGGCTGTCCGGTCGCGGGGCCGTGCCGCTAGTCGAGTTGGCGGACGAGAGCTTTGTGCTGTTCCGGGAGGATTTTGCGCTGCATGACCGGATTATTTCGGAATGCGTCCGGGTCGGCTTTCAGCCGCGTATCGTGTATGAAAGCTCCCAATGGGATCTGATCAGCGGCATGGTGGCGGCCAATTTGGGTATCGCGCTGCTGCCGGAGACCATCTGCCGCGAGGTGAATCAGGAGCGGATTCGCATTTTACCCCTCATTAATCCGTCGATTCCCTGGCAACTCGGGATGATTTGGCGTAAGGATCGTTACCTGTCCTTTGCGGCGCGGGAGTGGATTTCCTTTGCGAAGAGTATTTTAATGGTAGAAAGGTCGGCGAATTAA
- a CDS encoding CidA/LrgA family holin-like protein, with protein MNNIVKGTVQVAALMGFSLLMNKLAELLHLPIPGSILGIIVIFILLETGILRLEWIELGANWLLAELLLFFIPAAVGVMKYIPMLESDGVRILIVVIFSTFIVMASSGLLASRITKQKERRTSP; from the coding sequence TTGAACAATATTGTAAAAGGTACGGTGCAGGTAGCGGCACTGATGGGTTTTTCGCTGCTGATGAACAAGCTGGCCGAACTTTTGCATTTGCCGATACCCGGCAGCATTCTCGGGATTATCGTGATATTTATCTTACTGGAGACCGGCATTCTCCGCCTGGAATGGATCGAACTCGGAGCGAATTGGCTGCTTGCAGAGCTGCTGCTCTTCTTCATCCCGGCCGCTGTCGGTGTCATGAAATATATCCCCATGCTGGAAAGTGACGGTGTACGCATCTTGATCGTGGTCATTTTCAGCACATTTATCGTTATGGCCAGCTCCGGCTTGCTCGCATCCCGGATTACCAAACAAAAGGAACGGAGGACTTCCCCATGA
- a CDS encoding CidB/LrgB family autolysis modulator, whose amino-acid sequence MIGLICLLVTLGIYAVCKRVYAKRPKVYLSPLLITPIIVIFILIWAEIPYESYNSGGKWLSSLLQPATIAFAIPLYKNFKVLKKHAVEIIVSVLTGSCIAMISSVFLAKWLHLSSSLVTSLIPRSITTPIAMNVSQVIGGVPNITAVFVIITGLLGSMIGPMVLRIFKIDNDIARGILFGTSSHGTGTSKAFELSSLSGTISSISMILAALFTLGAAPLMMAVLMR is encoded by the coding sequence ATGATCGGCCTGATCTGTCTGCTGGTTACACTCGGCATTTACGCCGTATGCAAACGCGTGTATGCCAAGCGACCCAAGGTTTACCTGTCGCCGCTCCTGATTACCCCCATCATCGTTATCTTTATTTTGATCTGGGCCGAGATTCCTTATGAATCTTATAATTCAGGCGGCAAATGGCTGAGCAGTCTGCTCCAGCCGGCTACTATCGCTTTTGCCATTCCATTGTATAAAAACTTCAAGGTGCTCAAAAAGCACGCCGTCGAAATTATCGTCAGCGTGCTCACCGGTTCATGTATTGCGATGATCTCATCTGTATTCCTGGCCAAATGGCTGCACTTAAGCTCTTCGCTCGTGACCAGCCTGATTCCGCGCTCCATCACCACCCCGATCGCCATGAATGTATCGCAGGTCATTGGTGGTGTGCCCAACATAACGGCTGTCTTTGTCATTATTACGGGACTGCTAGGCTCCATGATCGGACCGATGGTGCTCCGCATTTTCAAAATTGACAACGATATCGCGCGCGGCATTCTGTTCGGTACCAGCTCGCACGGCACGGGCACCTCCAAGGCCTTTGAGCTCAGCTCATTGTCCGGGACCATTTCCAGCATCTCAATGATCCTGGCCGCCCTGTTCACGCTTGGAGCCGCGCCGCTCATGATGGCCGTCCTGATGCGTTAA
- a CDS encoding Gfo/Idh/MocA family protein has product MTLQIGIIGTGWFSQVHADILAAAEGVKVQAFLGTSREKAEQKARAYGAASYGDLHEMLDAERLDAVYICVPPMSHGAIEEELIRRRIPFLVEKPLGLDTELPHALMGQIAEAKLLTSVGYHFRYQSNMDKLKELLKQQKTGMMLGRWMDSMPGVSWWRRQHGSGGQFIEQTTHLVDLLRYLAGEVEEVYALYGNRIKHEQVDGMEVADVGTVTLKLANGLAANISNTCILPEGAGLSQTGLTFYTDQGVLDWNPQRLHAARPGEQTEYLEQSNPYVKETEAFIHALRTGDSSRIRSDYADACRTQAVTCAALESAASGKPVRISY; this is encoded by the coding sequence ATGACGCTTCAGATCGGAATCATCGGAACGGGCTGGTTCAGCCAGGTACATGCCGACATTCTTGCGGCAGCCGAAGGCGTGAAGGTGCAAGCTTTTCTTGGAACAAGCAGGGAGAAGGCGGAACAGAAGGCTCGGGCCTATGGGGCAGCCAGCTATGGCGATTTGCATGAAATGCTGGATGCAGAACGACTGGATGCGGTGTATATCTGCGTGCCGCCGATGTCGCATGGAGCCATAGAAGAAGAGCTGATACGCCGCCGTATTCCTTTTTTGGTAGAAAAACCGCTGGGGCTGGATACGGAACTTCCACATGCCTTAATGGGTCAGATTGCGGAAGCAAAGCTGCTTACCTCGGTCGGTTATCATTTCCGTTATCAATCCAACATGGACAAGCTGAAGGAGCTGCTGAAACAGCAGAAAACAGGCATGATGCTCGGGCGCTGGATGGACAGCATGCCGGGTGTATCCTGGTGGAGACGTCAACATGGATCAGGCGGGCAGTTTATCGAGCAAACAACCCATTTGGTGGACTTGCTGCGTTACTTGGCCGGCGAGGTGGAAGAAGTGTATGCGCTTTACGGAAATCGCATCAAGCATGAGCAGGTGGATGGCATGGAGGTTGCGGATGTGGGCACAGTCACGCTTAAGCTGGCTAATGGCCTGGCAGCCAACATCTCCAATACCTGTATACTGCCGGAGGGAGCAGGCCTCAGCCAAACCGGGCTAACCTTCTATACGGATCAAGGCGTACTGGACTGGAATCCGCAGCGGCTTCATGCAGCACGTCCTGGCGAGCAGACGGAATATCTGGAGCAGTCGAATCCCTATGTAAAAGAAACGGAAGCCTTCATCCATGCGCTGCGCACAGGTGATAGCTCCCGTATAAGGTCCGATTATGCGGATGCCTGCAGGACGCAGGCTGTAACCTGCGCCGCACTGGAGTCGGCAGCTTCCGGCAAGCCGGTCCGCATCAGCTATTAA
- a CDS encoding helicase C-terminal domain-containing protein: MILLSGKDLEANVVHISVRPLVEYVFRSGSIDSGFRTASAMHEGTRIHQQVQRTYQEGDQKEVYLKAEIPLDGVIYRIEGRCDGLIQTDEGWMIDEIKSTSAGLDMLEGGRPVHWAQAQVYAYIVAKEQELDRIGVQLTYVDSGTGEEKRFNRAFTSAELEDFVKSVVGQYAPYAVLRLENARIRDESIQTLPFPFESYREGQRKLAGAVYGAIKEKKKLFAKAPTGIGKTISTLFPSVKAIGEGHLQQIFYLTAKTITRTAAEQALALMEGRGLHLQALTITAKDKVCFQEETLCSKEACPYADGYYDRINGAVLDILSHETMMTRQVLEQYARKHRVCPFEFSLDTAYAVDAVICDYNYIFDPRVSLKRLIEEQKKRTVLLVDEAHNLVDRGREMFSAAIGKVDFLQLKRDYKSVNPSISKAADTVNKYFIELKKACGDTRQQLSKEVPDELVSLLEVFAGEAERVLAAGGENRELLLDTYFAAQNFIRTAKLYDSRYITCAEVQRSDVTLRMFCLDPSYLLSQADKGFRSAVFFSATLSPLSYYRDMLGADSEDYSISVASPFHREQLDVRIHPLSTRYRDRERTREQLADLLYKLIAERTGNYMIFFPSYQYLQSVYEDFADRYSGVQTIVQGSGMAEEERERFLDAFQADNRETLVGFAVLGGIFSEGIDLQGDRLIGVAVVGVGLPQLGLERNLIRDYFNGEGKNGYDYAYVLPGMNKVLQAGGRLIRSEQDEGVLLLIDDRFLQPHYRELLPDEWKG, translated from the coding sequence CATTGATTCCGGATTCCGGACCGCCAGCGCCATGCATGAGGGTACGAGGATTCACCAGCAGGTGCAGCGGACATATCAGGAAGGGGATCAAAAAGAGGTTTACCTCAAAGCGGAAATTCCCCTTGATGGTGTTATTTACCGGATTGAAGGAAGATGCGATGGACTCATTCAAACGGATGAGGGCTGGATGATCGATGAAATTAAATCGACTTCGGCTGGACTGGACATGCTGGAGGGTGGACGACCCGTACATTGGGCGCAGGCGCAGGTCTATGCCTATATCGTGGCTAAGGAACAAGAACTTGACCGGATCGGTGTACAACTGACGTACGTTGATTCAGGAACAGGTGAAGAAAAACGTTTCAATCGTGCATTTACGTCGGCGGAACTTGAAGATTTCGTGAAAAGCGTAGTTGGACAATACGCTCCATATGCCGTGCTTCGTCTGGAAAATGCCAGAATCAGAGATGAAAGCATTCAGACGCTTCCTTTTCCTTTCGAATCGTACCGGGAAGGCCAGCGGAAACTGGCTGGAGCTGTATATGGTGCCATCAAGGAGAAGAAAAAACTGTTTGCCAAGGCGCCTACAGGGATCGGTAAGACGATCTCCACCCTGTTTCCTTCGGTAAAGGCCATCGGTGAAGGCCATCTTCAGCAGATTTTCTATCTGACGGCCAAGACGATTACCCGTACTGCTGCTGAGCAGGCACTGGCGCTGATGGAGGGGAGAGGACTGCATCTGCAGGCGCTTACGATTACGGCGAAGGATAAAGTATGCTTTCAGGAAGAGACCCTCTGCAGCAAAGAAGCCTGCCCTTATGCCGATGGATACTATGACCGGATTAACGGAGCGGTTCTTGATATCCTCTCCCATGAAACGATGATGACGCGGCAGGTGCTGGAGCAGTATGCCCGCAAGCATAGGGTATGTCCTTTTGAGTTTTCACTGGATACAGCATATGCCGTTGATGCGGTCATCTGCGACTATAACTATATTTTTGATCCGCGCGTATCGCTTAAACGGCTGATCGAGGAGCAGAAGAAGCGAACGGTGCTGCTGGTAGATGAGGCGCATAATCTGGTGGACAGGGGCCGGGAAATGTTCTCCGCAGCCATCGGCAAGGTTGATTTTCTGCAGCTGAAACGGGATTATAAGTCCGTGAACCCGTCCATTTCCAAGGCGGCGGATACCGTGAACAAGTACTTTATTGAGCTCAAAAAAGCCTGCGGCGATACCCGTCAGCAGCTGTCCAAGGAAGTGCCGGATGAGCTTGTGAGCCTTCTGGAAGTTTTCGCGGGCGAGGCTGAGCGGGTGCTGGCCGCTGGAGGCGAGAACCGGGAGCTGCTGCTGGATACGTATTTTGCCGCCCAAAACTTCATCCGTACGGCGAAGCTTTATGACAGCCGCTATATTACCTGTGCAGAGGTCCAGCGCAGCGATGTCACCCTGCGGATGTTCTGTCTTGATCCGTCCTACTTACTCTCGCAGGCGGATAAAGGATTCCGTTCGGCGGTGTTTTTCTCTGCAACGCTGTCGCCCCTGTCCTATTACAGGGACATGCTGGGCGCAGATTCGGAGGATTACAGCATCTCTGTTGCCTCTCCGTTCCATCGTGAACAGCTGGATGTCCGGATTCATCCTCTTTCCACCAGATACCGCGACCGGGAACGGACGCGGGAGCAGCTCGCCGATTTGCTGTATAAGCTCATTGCGGAGCGGACCGGCAATTATATGATCTTTTTCCCCTCGTATCAATATTTGCAAAGCGTGTATGAGGATTTTGCAGACAGGTACTCCGGGGTACAGACGATTGTGCAGGGCTCCGGCATGGCTGAGGAAGAACGCGAGAGATTTTTGGATGCTTTTCAGGCAGATAACCGTGAGACGCTGGTGGGCTTCGCTGTGCTTGGCGGCATTTTCTCGGAAGGCATCGATTTACAGGGGGACCGCCTGATCGGTGTGGCTGTTGTCGGCGTTGGATTGCCTCAGCTGGGGCTGGAGCGGAACCTGATTCGGGATTATTTTAACGGCGAGGGCAAAAACGGCTACGATTATGCTTATGTGCTGCCCGGGATGAACAAGGTGCTTCAGGCGGGAGGCAGGCTGATCCGCTCGGAACAGGATGAAGGGGTGCTGTTGTTGATCGATGACCGCTTCTTGCAGCCGCATTACCGGGAGCTGCTTCCTGACGAATGGAAGGGCTGA